From Candidatus Methanomethylicota archaeon, the proteins below share one genomic window:
- a CDS encoding DUF1156 domain-containing protein, translating to MSRFIESPLFPIAEINDKSASEKRGGGRPDFWEMVFWWTRKPLIGARAVIAGALLPDNYSLYDFKRLVRLSSDIKTPHRENPRIPPQLKEYFSKVKLLDPFAGFGSIPLEAARLNLGEVVAVELLPTAYIFLKAVLEYPKLFGERLIKDVERWGKWIIDRLREDPDIKELYDEDVAVYIGTWEIKCPHCGRYTPLIGNWWLARVAGKAEEGEEEGEEEEEGAKSGVFSRLAWMTPYTSSGFVGIRIIDLNKELNKEEINAKVNARQGTVEVSGRTYNVPKPNIDARRETAICLLCNNTIKNIGKNEKWYVKEALKEYNNNLERYLRGEITLENLLESKAKPRILVKVKIIKGELAFEPATCEDDEKIWKALEKLRQIWGDPNIPIEELWKYHMGTAGQLSIWVWGYDKFYKLFNPRQLLTLVKLVKLIREAGKQIEQEKIKEGLSKENAFKYAEAITTYMAIALTRYIDFNSMATAWNPGYEITQHTLAVRGIAMQWNWSEGVPFADATGTWKRNLKNIADGLSYLVSAFSGSSNRVRVLLDDATSLSKLTNERFDVIVTDPPYRDDVAYAELSDFYYVWLKRALSDVKEAFGVLKLVPRFYAEAFFDEFGNEVETQWKAFALREVSESEGRVKYYGVNMSALNHFKSLLSESFRTMASRLMDNGLLVTYYAHTSPDAWEALLEAGWLNAKMRITAAHAIATEFTESVVARGKVRLDMAMVAVWRKGVYGEALLDDVYAKAVEACSRDAYDYRRAGFDGVNLFVAVLGKVLSQFTQYERLIGLKAAGGSPVKELVENYIYPATAEAIARSYGAVGARLSPASMFYLLGKVLVGRRPRQVRRVLDRTTAIILSIGTRSDLDRLRSQNIILRDGERLILLEPRWGVRSLREAVEDALTVRNLDLRKLNVVTAIDVLHLLEYYAVTLPKEEFRRKVDEVRGRVPALFDEATALARILASGLPAEDPERELAKQVLDALGAMAPGALDLFVRR from the coding sequence ACCATTGATTGGGGCTAGGGCTGTTATTGCGGGCGCCCTACTCCCAGATAATTATAGCCTATACGATTTTAAACGTCTAGTTAGACTTTCATCTGATATTAAGACGCCACACAGGGAGAATCCACGCATCCCCCCACAGCTAAAGGAGTATTTCTCTAAGGTTAAACTTCTAGACCCCTTCGCAGGTTTCGGCAGCATCCCCCTAGAAGCTGCCAGGCTTAATTTAGGTGAAGTGGTCGCAGTAGAGCTTCTTCCAACAGCTTACATCTTCCTAAAAGCCGTATTGGAATATCCAAAACTATTCGGAGAACGACTAATCAAAGATGTTGAACGCTGGGGGAAATGGATTATTGATAGGCTTCGAGAAGACCCAGATATAAAGGAACTATACGATGAAGATGTCGCCGTCTACATCGGCACCTGGGAAATTAAATGCCCACACTGTGGACGATACACACCACTAATTGGAAACTGGTGGCTGGCAAGAGTAGCTGGAAAAGCTGAGGAAGGCGAGGAGGAAGGTGAAGAGGAAGAAGAGGGAGCTAAAAGTGGAGTTTTCAGTAGACTAGCTTGGATGACACCATACACGTCCTCTGGCTTCGTAGGCATAAGAATCATAGACTTAAATAAAGAGCTTAACAAGGAAGAGATAAATGCTAAAGTCAATGCCAGACAGGGGACGGTCGAAGTCTCTGGAAGAACATATAATGTTCCCAAACCAAACATTGACGCCAGGAGGGAAACGGCAATATGCCTACTATGCAATAACACAATTAAGAATATTGGCAAAAACGAAAAATGGTACGTCAAAGAAGCCCTAAAAGAATACAACAATAATCTTGAAAGATACCTAAGAGGAGAAATAACACTAGAAAATCTATTGGAAAGCAAAGCCAAACCAAGAATACTAGTAAAAGTGAAAATAATTAAGGGAGAACTTGCATTTGAACCAGCAACATGCGAAGACGATGAAAAAATATGGAAAGCACTAGAAAAGCTTAGACAAATATGGGGAGATCCGAACATACCAATAGAAGAGTTATGGAAGTATCATATGGGAACGGCTGGCCAACTAAGTATATGGGTATGGGGATATGACAAATTTTACAAACTTTTCAATCCACGCCAACTCTTAACCCTGGTAAAGCTAGTTAAGCTAATACGTGAAGCAGGCAAACAAATAGAACAAGAAAAAATCAAGGAAGGATTAAGTAAGGAAAATGCATTCAAATACGCAGAAGCAATAACAACGTACATGGCAATAGCATTAACAAGGTATATAGACTTTAACTCTATGGCTACAGCATGGAATCCTGGCTATGAGATAACTCAACATACTCTTGCAGTACGTGGTATTGCGATGCAATGGAATTGGTCAGAGGGAGTTCCTTTTGCTGATGCAACAGGGACTTGGAAAAGAAATCTTAAAAATATTGCGGATGGTCTATCTTATCTTGTTTCCGCTTTTTCTGGTAGTTCTAATAGGGTTAGGGTTTTACTTGATGACGCTACTAGTTTGAGTAAGCTTACTAATGAGAGATTTGATGTGATAGTTACTGATCCTCCTTATAGGGATGATGTTGCTTATGCTGAGCTTAGTGATTTTTACTATGTTTGGCTTAAGAGGGCTTTGAGTGATGTTAAAGAAGCTTTTGGTGTTTTGAAGCTTGTTCCTAGATTTTATGCTGAAGCCTTTTTTGATGAGTTTGGTAATGAGGTTGAGACTCAGTGGAAGGCTTTTGCTTTGAGGGAGGTTAGTGAGAGTGAGGGTAGAGTTAAGTATTATGGTGTGAATATGAGTGCATTGAATCACTTCAAGTCTCTTCTTTCTGAGTCTTTTAGGACTATGGCTTCTAGGCTTATGGATAATGGTTTGCTTGTAACGTATTATGCTCATACTAGTCCTGATGCTTGGGAGGCTCTTCTTGAGGCTGGTTGGCTTAATGCTAAGATGAGGATTACGGCTGCTCATGCAATTGCTACTGAGTTTACTGAGAGTGTTGTTGCTAGGGGTAAGGTTCGTCTTGATATGGCTATGGTGGCTGTTTGGAGGAAGGGGGTTTATGGTGAGGCGCTTTTGGATGATGTTTATGCTAAGGCTGTGGAGGCATGTTCAAGGGATGCTTATGATTATCGTAGAGCTGGCTTTGATGGTGTGAATTTGTTCGTGGCAGTGTTGGGTAAGGTGTTGTCACAGTTTACGCAGTATGAGCGCCTTATAGGGCTTAAAGCGGCTGGTGGGAGTCCGGTGAAGGAGCTTGTTGAGAATTACATTTATCCAGCGACTGCTGAAGCTATAGCGAGGTCGTATGGTGCTGTTGGAGCAAGGCTGAGTCCAGCTTCAATGTTTTATTTGTTAGGGAAAGTTTTGGTTGGTAGGAGGCCGAGGCAGGTGAGGAGGGTTTTGGATAGGACGACGGCAATAATACTTTCAATTGGGACTAGAAGTGACTTGGATAGGCTGAGAAGTCAAAATATAATACTTCGTGATGGGGAGAGACTTATTTTGTTGGAGCCGAGGTGGGGTGTTAGGAGTTTGAGGGAAGCTGTAGAGGATGCGTTGACTGTTAGGAATTTGGATCTGAGGAAGTTGAATGTTGTGACGGCGATAGATGTATTGCATTTGTTGGAGTATTATGCTGTGACTTTGCCGAAGGAGGAGTTTAGGAGGAAGGTTGATGAGGTTAGGGGGAGGGTGCCTGCATTGTTTGATGAGGCAACGGCATTGGCTAGGATATTGGCTTCCGGTTTGCCTGCAGAGGATCCTGAGAGGGAGTTGGCTAAACAGGTTTTGGATGCTCTTGGGGCAATGGCTCCGGGAGCTTTAGACTTGTTTGTTAGGAGGTGA
- a CDS encoding MBL fold metallo-hydrolase, with protein sequence MSQQRVFEHSYGKVKIRVYGGLNEIGGNCVVVEDEDRKIVFDNGIRFSVLRRLYGGRIEPLGPLELRAVGAIPPLEALQGASAIYISHLHLDHTGLLGSITPEVSIKIPSTRVLENTLMSWYRKPGSWLAYVPPDYTAKIEEATSGKEDENRVIALPVSHSCFPAYSFLYTGSDATIFYSGDLRLEPLINISHRLDEVMRSVGVDKVDLALIEGTNFSADHTPATTSTFRDYISLMLREYELVSVSIDPLDLEAFMAILDLSLLMGRNLVIGSERLLWAIEEVEKTMPEALDKIYVSEELEIPTPLLLRNISLVNEVFKDPKSYVVAIEPVGLLQIFRKLKISGETPDLTGSAVILMDPEPRESIKEVEEGALRTWLKTFGIQAFRLRLSGHYLPHQFRNIIETIKPKEIIPIHTEETNLMIRLFQRFR encoded by the coding sequence ATGAGTCAGCAAAGAGTGTTTGAACATAGTTATGGTAAAGTGAAGATTAGAGTTTATGGTGGATTGAATGAAATTGGTGGAAATTGTGTTGTCGTAGAGGATGAAGATAGGAAGATAGTTTTCGATAATGGTATTAGATTCTCGGTTCTTAGAAGATTGTATGGTGGGAGGATAGAGCCTCTTGGTCCTTTAGAGCTACGTGCAGTTGGAGCAATACCACCATTGGAAGCACTTCAAGGGGCTTCAGCCATCTATATTTCGCATTTACATCTAGATCATACTGGGCTACTCGGCTCTATAACCCCTGAAGTAAGCATAAAGATTCCAAGTACAAGAGTTCTGGAGAATACGTTGATGTCATGGTATAGAAAGCCTGGAAGCTGGTTAGCCTATGTTCCACCAGACTACACAGCTAAAATTGAAGAGGCTACTTCAGGGAAAGAAGATGAAAATAGGGTGATAGCATTACCGGTAAGTCATAGCTGCTTTCCAGCCTACTCCTTCCTATACACTGGAAGTGATGCAACCATATTTTATAGTGGAGACTTGAGACTTGAACCCTTAATCAACATAAGTCATCGGCTAGATGAAGTTATGAGAAGTGTGGGTGTCGATAAGGTGGATTTAGCATTAATTGAGGGAACAAACTTTAGCGCAGATCACACACCAGCAACGACCTCTACGTTTAGAGATTACATATCCCTTATGCTAAGGGAATATGAGCTTGTATCCGTCTCGATAGATCCACTAGATTTAGAAGCCTTCATGGCAATACTAGACTTATCACTATTAATGGGGAGAAATCTGGTAATAGGGTCTGAAAGACTGTTATGGGCTATAGAAGAAGTTGAGAAAACAATGCCAGAAGCACTTGACAAGATATACGTTAGTGAAGAGCTTGAAATCCCCACACCATTACTACTTAGAAACATAAGTTTAGTCAACGAGGTTTTTAAAGATCCAAAGAGCTATGTGGTCGCAATTGAACCAGTAGGACTTCTCCAAATATTCAGGAAATTGAAGATAAGTGGAGAGACTCCAGATTTAACAGGCTCAGCAGTTATTTTAATGGACCCTGAACCAAGAGAATCAATAAAGGAGGTTGAAGAGGGAGCTTTAAGGACATGGCTTAAAACCTTTGGAATACAAGCCTTTAGACTTAGATTATCTGGACACTACCTACCACATCAATTCCGCAACATAATTGAAACAATAAAACCAAAAGAAATAATTCCAATACATACAGAGGAAACCAATCTAATGATTAGGCTGTTTCAAAGGTTCAGGTGA
- a CDS encoding ATP-binding protein has product MLTGSNRVRGEVYDEALDEKMAPSLGGVVLGKEHEMYMDPEKFFERTLITDQIASILENILNVLRGESGKKILVLNALYGGGKTHTLLAIYHALKAPHMLLKATPENDDVRARINRFVEEIGKFRKPDIVIFDGYFSELAPSPISPLDVKAYKVYTLWGYIAHTLGSYSILREYDEKQVAPDASKLIEILRDRNAVILIDELAHYIKRFHETPDENLRRYSSAIENFIEALAKAMEIVRNAVLIISLPAERREKEEITVEITYQAIRQSIWRIFKALARVYTEHIEPIAPRNVPALLRTRLFEEIDVRRARDVYDTLRRTYEENKEIFGAQPTLIGELLRTYPFHPLYIDTLIDILDKHEGLQKTRDLLRISRKVLREVLREKRPYDLIMPWHMDLTKDPIRNTLLIGEYEGFKPVVEEDINERVKLFVEKPLLAKIAAITLLTRTFVYGGGLAVIPPKREALPSEEDLAQMIYEPTIFHDEGWAPKDIVDAVRWISGNLLYVVRDEKTGRMWFTKFVTPIKYIEERARRIEDMLAVNKILEYADKLLRETADVLIRRRAVRVKPKVFDAEASRALKVCEPIETDDRKYVLLACLDVPEREDKRIALLEDVLYRTKSGGTRRFANIIYVTFPSTQERIRWALEYAKKLIACDELEKEDIIEKLTGMLTGKEAEIAREVLKRKLEDYRGGILENLVKNTLSIFDRIAYPHYDEKRLANSVKEMDFMVQADSIIIAAERSLSSTGIGKLKMEMDYEMLEYYLKDVGVNISEGREPKTVREIVDYFYSNPKLPAVPKEVVVDAIRDGVKKLVIGVKCRGRVRFKKVYEAEVPQSSEGESVSTIEDDDEVLPWRIALQEQMKAFKRREFVEEGKRKVEEYIIKIGGEEVAVEEVLSKIDKFDLEQLRVAPIVKVVKTVSIKIEPIKSLIEVEPGVSASIEVYVTRIGPYIGEVLLKPSYGKLDREKLKIDDAFTKEKIVWVMDKVPEHAGDYTYTLEAIDLQGVSLDVARVLVRVVGKEVWGKGIPPVGTRVKGLEMDIRERFSVKPLDILRRRLSGVAVISEAKFEITMMTEDERKPSVVLNVKDVSIDDLLTLVMAVINRFQLLKASASLNITLRPVKGEYFVMPEITEDERKVFGEYEKGIRYLCK; this is encoded by the coding sequence ATGTTGACTGGTAGTAATAGGGTTAGAGGTGAGGTGTATGATGAGGCTTTGGATGAGAAGATGGCTCCATCATTGGGTGGAGTAGTTTTGGGGAAGGAGCATGAGATGTATATGGATCCAGAGAAGTTTTTTGAGAGAACTTTGATTACCGATCAGATAGCAAGCATACTTGAGAACATTTTAAACGTTTTGAGAGGTGAGAGTGGTAAGAAGATACTTGTATTGAATGCCCTCTATGGAGGAGGAAAGACGCATACGCTCTTGGCAATATATCATGCGTTAAAAGCTCCGCATATGCTGTTGAAAGCTACGCCGGAGAATGATGATGTTAGGGCGCGTATAAACAGGTTCGTAGAGGAGATAGGTAAATTTAGAAAGCCAGACATTGTAATATTCGATGGATACTTCTCAGAGTTGGCACCATCGCCAATAAGCCCACTAGATGTTAAGGCGTATAAGGTTTACACGTTATGGGGATATATAGCTCACACGTTAGGGAGTTATAGCATTTTAAGAGAATATGATGAGAAGCAAGTAGCTCCAGATGCCAGTAAACTTATAGAGATCTTGAGGGATAGGAATGCTGTAATCTTAATAGATGAATTAGCTCATTATATTAAAAGATTCCATGAAACGCCAGATGAGAATTTACGTAGATACAGCTCAGCCATAGAGAATTTTATTGAGGCATTGGCAAAAGCTATGGAAATTGTGAGAAATGCAGTTTTAATAATATCGCTTCCAGCGGAAAGGAGGGAGAAGGAGGAAATTACTGTTGAAATCACGTATCAAGCGATAAGGCAATCAATATGGAGGATATTCAAGGCTCTTGCAAGAGTATATACAGAGCATATTGAGCCAATAGCTCCAAGGAATGTACCAGCCTTACTAAGGACGAGATTGTTTGAGGAGATAGATGTGAGGAGAGCTAGGGATGTGTATGATACTCTTCGTAGAACCTATGAGGAAAACAAGGAGATTTTTGGAGCGCAGCCAACTTTGATAGGGGAATTGTTAAGGACTTATCCATTCCATCCGCTCTACATAGACACATTAATAGATATTTTAGATAAGCATGAAGGTTTGCAGAAGACTAGAGATCTATTGAGGATAAGTAGGAAGGTTTTGAGGGAAGTTTTACGTGAAAAGAGACCTTACGATTTGATAATGCCGTGGCATATGGATTTAACCAAAGATCCTATAAGGAACACATTATTAATAGGTGAATATGAAGGTTTTAAACCGGTTGTAGAGGAGGACATTAATGAGAGAGTAAAATTATTTGTGGAAAAACCACTCTTAGCAAAAATAGCGGCTATAACTCTTCTGACGAGGACCTTCGTTTATGGTGGGGGATTGGCGGTAATACCGCCGAAGAGGGAGGCACTTCCATCAGAGGAAGATTTAGCTCAAATGATTTATGAGCCAACAATATTCCATGATGAGGGGTGGGCTCCAAAGGATATAGTGGATGCTGTGAGATGGATAAGTGGGAACCTGCTATATGTTGTTAGGGATGAGAAGACGGGTAGGATGTGGTTCACGAAGTTTGTAACTCCAATAAAGTATATTGAAGAGAGAGCTAGGAGAATTGAAGATATGTTGGCAGTTAATAAGATTCTAGAGTATGCTGATAAACTTCTTAGAGAAACTGCCGATGTCCTAATTAGGAGGAGAGCTGTGAGAGTGAAGCCAAAAGTGTTTGATGCAGAAGCATCACGAGCGTTGAAAGTATGTGAACCAATTGAGACGGATGATAGGAAATATGTCTTATTGGCATGTTTGGATGTGCCGGAAAGGGAGGATAAAAGAATAGCTCTACTGGAAGACGTACTCTATAGAACTAAAAGTGGAGGTACCAGGAGGTTTGCGAACATCATTTATGTTACGTTTCCAAGTACGCAAGAGCGTATTAGATGGGCTTTAGAGTATGCTAAGAAGTTGATTGCATGCGATGAGTTGGAGAAGGAGGACATAATAGAGAAGTTGACTGGAATGTTGACGGGCAAAGAAGCTGAGATAGCTAGGGAAGTCTTAAAGAGGAAACTCGAAGATTATAGGGGAGGTATCTTGGAGAATCTAGTAAAGAATACGCTGAGCATATTTGATAGAATAGCTTACCCACACTATGATGAAAAAAGGTTGGCAAATAGCGTTAAAGAAATGGATTTCATGGTGCAGGCTGACAGCATTATAATTGCTGCTGAGAGAAGCTTATCTTCAACGGGAATAGGCAAACTTAAGATGGAAATGGATTATGAAATGTTAGAATACTATTTGAAGGATGTGGGTGTAAATATCTCGGAGGGACGTGAACCGAAAACTGTCAGAGAAATAGTTGACTACTTCTACTCAAACCCAAAACTGCCAGCTGTACCTAAGGAAGTAGTTGTAGATGCAATAAGGGATGGTGTGAAGAAACTTGTGATTGGAGTTAAATGTAGAGGAAGAGTACGCTTTAAGAAGGTGTATGAAGCTGAAGTTCCACAATCATCAGAGGGCGAATCAGTGTCAACAATAGAAGATGATGATGAAGTGTTGCCATGGAGGATAGCATTACAAGAGCAGATGAAAGCTTTTAAGAGGCGAGAATTTGTAGAGGAGGGGAAGCGTAAAGTAGAAGAATATATAATCAAAATTGGCGGTGAAGAAGTAGCTGTTGAAGAAGTGCTTAGCAAGATAGATAAATTTGATTTAGAGCAGCTTAGAGTTGCCCCCATAGTTAAAGTTGTTAAAACGGTATCTATTAAAATTGAGCCAATTAAATCGTTGATTGAAGTGGAGCCTGGTGTGTCAGCTTCTATAGAAGTTTATGTTACTCGTATTGGCCCGTATATTGGAGAAGTCCTTTTAAAGCCTTCATATGGGAAGTTGGATAGGGAGAAGCTTAAGATAGATGATGCCTTCACTAAGGAAAAGATTGTTTGGGTTATGGATAAAGTGCCGGAACATGCAGGGGACTATACGTATACACTTGAGGCAATTGATCTTCAGGGGGTATCATTAGATGTGGCAAGAGTGCTTGTTAGAGTTGTAGGTAAGGAGGTTTGGGGTAAGGGTATACCGCCAGTAGGCACTAGGGTTAAGGGTTTGGAAATGGATATTAGGGAGAGGTTTTCAGTTAAGCCTCTGGATATATTGAGGAGGAGGTTGAGTGGGGTTGCTGTTATTTCTGAAGCTAAGTTTGAGATAACTATGATGACTGAAGATGAGAGGAAGCCATCTGTGGTGTTAAATGTAAAGGATGTGTCTATTGATGATTTGTTGACGTTGGTGATGGCAGTCATCAATAGGTTCCAGTTGCTTAAAGCTTCAGCTTCGCTAAACATAACATTGAGACCAGTGAAGGGAGAATATTTCGTCATGCCTGAAATAACTGAGGATGAGAGGAAGGTGTTTGGGGAATATGAGAAGGGTATCAGGTATTTGTGTAAGTGA
- a CDS encoding DUF3883 domain-containing protein: protein MSIGLPNPSKPYTEYGSNDEAKVLLKSVVEGFKFHPFFFMLRGSIASEDPVYPFAHQQELLGKLFARKPIRVLIGDEIGLGKTISAIMLIKYLLETEGVKRVLILVPRVLIQQWVTELKRFNLTNIMQLERDTISRYYDSEFPQGIYIASIDLIKKEKHKKKVLSVTWDVVVVDEAHRVGKLGSEETQRFILVSQLIKEPSVNVIMLTATPHRGKPEDYIERLKLIDPFIKADPKELDNEKFYSLCMGSIIFRRTKLDVNDIYEKMKIFTNCKFKARVVKASDEEEAFHRELIEFLRAKLLQYYSMIGEMPKALPLLMTLIAKRASSSPRAAIITLDRILQRRAEHIKILKTMDIRALEEELDHEASLIADALLGYSFEDSGLYADETEETVDADEIVKRFVDKCSIFLDEKDVEKLKRLHELARNIIGERDSRLNSLVNVVLNHLRNGEKVVVFTEFRDTAEYLFKELGKRLPKDLADKMAMITSLEIIPPAPYSKHAKKYDIEDVKKWLRIGDLHLLISTDVASEGLNLQVANVVIHYEPTWSPVKIVQRIGRVWRLGQEKDVYSYSLLLTVESDIAALEILYAKLLSWMISGIERKVPIGEELEVDMLPKDKSSCDIIQIPLTTEKGKPQYSEFKAWIEFITGGRERLRRYVEGILAALVRLKEQAERLGLTRINPIKVEKLLNEGLGNLYGRDAELTLKNLLIATAKLHNYEVEEKESGLYVKGTHMTGLKTLLDMYRAMDSLLRDVKVKTPITLVARKPSSENISNVKELHIYEVTVYVDRKPAYSEIMGVAVKEDASTEIYRGLTFLKVFNELLTNVIGIGDQFWVEDKFGDKVRAKALYDYRNLMVDEYVKYLIGVEDRGMGAQHTNWIPRESGGRDASHFLSSSQKFLGAIVVVGEAVKTLPPPPPIAVEEVERKAMEYAMDFEKRNQRSPEDVSKIEHYDIRSIDSRTGEVRFIEVKGRWDLDITVELTETEYEYAKKLGDNYWLYIVYGFSTGSPRLLAIRDPVNKAKWNTVEVKKYRFMGVR from the coding sequence ATGTCAATAGGGTTGCCAAATCCCTCAAAACCCTATACAGAATACGGGTCAAATGATGAAGCTAAGGTATTGCTTAAGTCCGTAGTTGAAGGGTTTAAGTTTCATCCATTCTTCTTCATGTTGAGGGGGAGTATAGCTTCTGAAGATCCAGTATATCCATTTGCTCATCAGCAAGAATTGCTGGGTAAATTGTTTGCTAGGAAACCGATAAGGGTTCTTATAGGTGATGAGATAGGTCTTGGGAAAACCATTAGTGCAATAATGCTTATTAAGTATCTTCTTGAAACTGAGGGGGTTAAGAGGGTATTAATCCTCGTGCCAAGAGTTCTCATACAACAGTGGGTTACGGAACTTAAGAGATTCAATTTAACAAACATCATGCAATTGGAGAGGGATACCATATCAAGGTATTATGATTCAGAGTTTCCACAAGGAATCTATATAGCGTCAATAGACCTCATTAAGAAGGAGAAGCATAAGAAGAAGGTTTTAAGTGTAACTTGGGATGTTGTTGTGGTGGATGAAGCGCATAGGGTTGGTAAATTGGGTAGTGAGGAAACTCAGAGGTTTATATTGGTAAGCCAATTGATTAAAGAGCCGAGCGTAAACGTCATAATGTTGACAGCTACACCACATAGGGGTAAACCGGAGGATTATATTGAGAGGCTTAAGCTCATAGATCCATTCATAAAGGCTGATCCAAAGGAATTGGATAATGAGAAATTCTACAGTCTATGTATGGGTTCAATAATTTTTAGGAGGACGAAACTTGATGTAAATGACATTTATGAGAAAATGAAGATTTTTACGAACTGTAAGTTTAAGGCTAGAGTTGTGAAGGCTTCAGATGAGGAGGAAGCTTTTCATAGGGAGCTGATAGAATTCCTACGCGCAAAACTTCTACAATACTATAGTATGATTGGTGAAATGCCGAAGGCTTTACCGTTACTCATGACATTAATAGCTAAGAGGGCTTCGTCAAGTCCGAGGGCAGCAATAATAACATTGGATAGAATACTTCAGCGAAGAGCAGAGCATATAAAAATTCTAAAGACCATGGATATAAGGGCATTGGAGGAGGAGCTTGATCATGAGGCAAGTTTAATAGCCGATGCACTCTTAGGCTACTCCTTTGAGGATAGTGGTCTGTATGCTGATGAAACTGAGGAAACTGTTGATGCTGATGAAATTGTGAAGAGATTTGTTGATAAGTGTAGCATTTTCCTTGATGAGAAGGATGTTGAGAAGCTGAAGAGGTTGCATGAATTGGCTAGGAACATTATAGGTGAAAGGGATTCGAGATTAAATTCTCTGGTAAATGTTGTTCTCAATCATTTGAGGAATGGTGAGAAGGTTGTTGTCTTCACCGAGTTTAGGGATACAGCAGAATACTTGTTTAAGGAACTTGGGAAGAGGCTCCCAAAAGATCTTGCTGATAAAATGGCGATGATAACTTCACTTGAAATTATACCGCCAGCGCCATACAGTAAACATGCGAAGAAGTATGATATAGAGGATGTTAAGAAGTGGCTTAGAATTGGAGATCTTCACCTCTTAATTTCAACGGACGTTGCCTCTGAAGGGTTAAACTTGCAAGTGGCCAATGTTGTTATCCATTATGAGCCAACATGGAGCCCAGTTAAGATAGTTCAGAGGATTGGTCGTGTTTGGAGGCTTGGTCAAGAAAAGGATGTTTACAGTTACAGTTTACTCTTAACAGTTGAAAGCGATATTGCAGCACTTGAAATACTCTATGCAAAGCTTCTCTCATGGATGATATCTGGGATAGAGAGGAAGGTGCCCATAGGCGAAGAGCTGGAAGTGGATATGTTGCCAAAGGATAAGTCTTCTTGTGATATAATACAGATACCACTAACAACTGAGAAGGGGAAACCGCAATATAGTGAGTTTAAGGCTTGGATAGAATTTATAACTGGTGGTAGGGAGAGGTTGAGGAGATATGTTGAGGGAATACTTGCAGCATTAGTTAGGTTGAAGGAGCAAGCTGAACGCTTAGGCTTAACTAGAATAAATCCAATAAAAGTGGAGAAGCTCCTTAATGAGGGTCTCGGAAACCTATATGGAAGGGACGCTGAGTTAACCCTCAAAAACTTGTTAATAGCAACTGCTAAATTGCATAATTATGAGGTTGAGGAGAAAGAGTCTGGGCTATACGTTAAAGGTACGCATATGACTGGACTGAAAACTTTACTTGACATGTATAGAGCTATGGATTCCCTACTAAGGGATGTGAAGGTAAAAACGCCAATCACATTAGTGGCGAGGAAGCCTTCCTCAGAAAATATTTCCAACGTTAAGGAGTTACACATTTATGAAGTCACAGTTTATGTGGATAGGAAACCAGCGTACTCGGAGATTATGGGGGTTGCCGTTAAAGAGGATGCCTCAACTGAAATATATAGGGGTTTAACTTTCCTGAAGGTTTTCAATGAACTATTGACTAATGTTATTGGCATTGGAGACCAATTTTGGGTTGAAGATAAATTTGGAGATAAAGTGAGGGCAAAGGCCCTATACGATTACCGAAACTTAATGGTTGACGAATACGTCAAATATCTAATTGGAGTAGAGGATAGGGGGATGGGCGCTCAACATACAAATTGGATTCCAAGGGAAAGTGGTGGTAGAGATGCTTCACACTTCCTCTCATCTTCACAAAAGTTTTTAGGGGCAATAGTTGTGGTAGGTGAAGCTGTTAAGACACTTCCTCCACCTCCACCCATTGCTGTGGAGGAAGTTGAGCGGAAAGCCATGGAATATGCCATGGATTTTGAAAAAAGGAACCAGAGAAGCCCTGAAGATGTGAGCAAGATAGAGCATTATGACATTAGAAGCATAGATTCAAGGACTGGTGAAGTAAGGTTTATAGAGGTGAAGGGTAGATGGGATCTCGACATAACTGTTGAGCTTACTGAGACGGAATATGAATATGCGAAGAAGCTTGGCGATAACTATTGGCTCTATATAGTTTATGGATTCTCAACAGGTAGTCCAAGGTTATTGGCGATAAGAGATCCTGTGAATAAAGCTAAGTGGAATACGGTTGAAGTAAAGAAATATCGCTTTATGGGAGTACGATGA